AAGAAGAAtgaggtgaaaggtcaaactATGGACGCACACAAACGTCAGAGTAAAAAAGACTAAGCAATTAATAAATTACTATCACTCActgttttgtgttgctctaGTACagcggtgtcaaactcatttccattttgggccacatcaaaaatctgaatgttcttaaagggccagctGCGCCAGAATACACTGAGGAAaccaaataaatatcaatagCCGATCCTCCAAGAGTTTGAGATTGTTTTagtgggatgttttttttttgtttggttttgttttcgcAATCataattacagattttgtggtgccaaCTTAGAAATCTTTGTAAGGaatttttgtgatatttgtcaaatgtgactttttattatgGACTACATCTTGACATCAAgaaaggctgaggcagcagtcacttaaactcaatgttttaGACCAATCTTGAGAAAACTGGCAGTATAATCAGAAAGAAATGTGgagatttgttcattttgtgtgaatttcgcacatttgtgaaaaactggagggacttattGAAGTAattttggagtaattttggaaAAGCTGCGGTGGGCCAAATTTGGCACCCGGGGGCCTTGAGTTTGTGCCTAGTGCCTGAAAACAGCCGTAAGCGACACCCTGATGCGATCCAAACCGGACAGTTTTGCAGCGAAAGACGCAAACACCAGCGAATCCAGCTTGACTGAGGACCAGACTGTTGTTGTCAACAAGCTGGGACCCCGCTGTCTCCACTCTGACCGACAGAACTCAATACGAGGCTGCAGCCTTTCGGGAGAAGACTAACAGCAGCGGCAACTTCTCACTGTCTGCTCCTGACCGAAGCAGCCTGGTGGCCGAAATGAGAGCGTGAGCCGACTAAGCCGCGAAATAAAGCGGCTGCCGACAGGTGACCGAGGAGCGAGCACGTCTGTTTTAGTTACAGAGGCATTTCATCTGCTCGTCCGGTCTGCTGAACGATACCACAGCCACGCTGTTCCTGGAAATGAAACGGTCTCGTTTGAGCTAAAAGCCACGCGATGTGCTGTCCGTTGAAGGCATTAAATTAAGAGGATAGAGAGGGGGGagcctggaagaaaaaaattaataataataattaaacacacacacacacccaaattCCCACATTAATTAAGgcttctgttttttctaaagTCAGACAGGAGGAAGTCGTTCTGACCTCGACTAATAAGGTTTTGACTCTGATTTGAAGGCAGTAGATGGAGTTTAATTACGTGAGTGTAAGGTGATTTAAAGCAATAACGAGCTCCGGCATCATCAACGATCCAATGCAATAAACACATCGTgagctgaattatttatttatgtcgcGTTCGAGGATTCAGATGGTTTCAACAGGCAAAGCAAAATTATAAGATCGGAGAACAAGACTCCTAATATGTCTGCAAACTATAAACGTGTTACAAGGCGGGTTACTTTGCTTTATGACGACAGAAAAGGACAcgaatgaaatgaaaactttgTCTTAAACATTAACCTGATCTTTCACAGGGAACCTCTCAAGTGTGTTGAGGAATATGATCACAAGCACAACTTtgatcaagaaaacaaaacgtgCCATTTTATTGGACGCAACAAATTTGATACGCGTGAGAAGCAAATCTCGGTGCAGCAGGCGAATCGATCATTTTAccgatttctcttttttgtcttcaaacaaaaaaagctgcagaagcTTCTCTTGGCTGTAGGTTTGAGCAGAAAGTTTTCATGCatgaataagtaaaataaataaataaatgaacaaacaaatataatcGGAGAGCAGTTGTTTCCGGCATTTCAGCTGTGAATCTGTCTGGAGACCTGAGGCATGCAGTGAAAACCGCAGGAGGTTAAAACAAGAAGACCATGTGGGAACCATTATGTTAACAACTGGCGCAACAACTACTtcataatgaaaacattctggGCTTTAATTTGGCATTTTGGCTCATGTGAATGTAAACCGCAGCGAACTGGAGCAGTAAACCTCACAATATGATTTTACAACAGGCTGACCGTGATGACTGCAGAACCCCCCCGGCCCCCAACCTATGAACCCACACAGCTGCACTGAGGAGCTTTTTCTGCCACCACACAGCGGGATTCACGCCTTTTCTGTGCACACGCCTCAGCTCGGTGCTGCAGACAGCTGAGGAGGGCCTGCATGGGCATCCAGTGGGCATGATGAGACAGCAGGGTCGCTGCGGCTGCAGTGTTAGCGCGCTCACTGATGACACAGCTTGCGCTGCAAACAGgagctttaaactttaaacacacacacacacgcacacacacacacacatcaaggACAGAGCCCTGCCATGCATGCATGCAGCGCCTTACCTCGGGATACAGTTCGGGGAGGATCCGTCTATCTCCCACGTTGCGAACAGGTTCATGGGCACCGGTCGGTTGAGAGCCCCGCTCCCGGGGAAGCTCAGCCGGCCGCTCCTCTCCGCCATGGTTGTCGGCACGAGCGGGTGGGACCGTCCTGACACCGAGTTGGTCGGTTGGCAGACCGGCGCGCGGGTCgtctgtctgcgtgtgtgtctgtgtgtgtgtgtgtgtatgggggtgtgtgtgtgtttgtgtgtgtgatgtgatAATGTGTGCGTTTCCGCGAAGAAACTGTCGTCACGCGCTCACGTAAATAACGTGTGGTCGTCGGACGCCGAGCTCATTTCTCTGTCCGAGCGGAGCCAGGCGGGTCGCCGTGGGGGTCCTCTGTAGCCGGGGAGGGACTACGGCGGCGGGACTGAGCAGCTCGACCGCGGAGCTTGTTGTGCGCGGCACGCTGTCCTGGTATGACGGGTGGCTCGTGCGCAGCGGCGGTGGGAGAGGCTTAGCTCAAGACTGTCACTGCAATGTGAGGAAGAAATCCTGGCCAGCGCTGTCccacacttcaaaataaattcccAGATGAATGTTAGAACCGaacatatttcacatatttcatACAGAATTGCGCTGTATGAAAACATGCTGACATTTAGAGGGATGTTTATAACCATACAGCCTAATAAATAGAGCTGCAAACAGCGCTTGATTTGGGCAACATGGCTGTCTGCCCAGGGTGGCATAACTTAAAGGGCGTtacaaagtggaaataaaaatgctaaaccTTATCTTTTGTAGCTCAAAAGGTTATTTGTACGCTCAATTAGAGGAAATTGCTGTCTAAggctgtacaaaaaaataaataaataaaaatgctgtagaGAGCAGCACCAGGGTCTCTGTGACGCCAAACCAGCAGGGGAATTGTCTAATGCTGCGTTTACACCAATTGCGTTTGGAGCGTCAGGCGCATCTGGCATTCAGTCTATGTGGAGTCGCATCGAGGGCTGTTGCGGATCTTTTTGAGCGTCTAACACGGCATGATTTGAACCGTTTGGACTGTTTGACACATCAACAGTGTCCCACACgtccaacagaaaacaacagctAGCTAACATGTCTGACGTGCCCTCGACGCGCCTCCatatagactttgaatgtaaaccagatgcgCGAATCGCTAAGTGTAGAACAAAATGTCCAGCATCTGCACTCAAGGTGCACAGGGGTCGAACTTGAAGTGTCGGACACGTTATTGACGCGCAAAATGCATCAGTGTAACTGCTTGGTCagcaaaaaaatgtctgttcaGTCTCCATGGTAACTAACTGTTACGGCTGTGTGAAGAAGTAGGATTAGATTCAACTTAAGATCAAGTTGGAAATCTATCATGATTTCCTAATTGTTTAGTGAATAGGCTAACTAATATTAGCGACATAAGCTGATAAAACTGCAGTTGAActtaaacaacaaagaaacatgtTCAGTTTGATGTATCATACCATAGATAAAGTGCTCATTACTACAACTTTCACTATGTTTTATGCATGTGATGGAACAGCCATATTGGAAAAAGGTTGGGGTTGTAGTGAAATCTCAAGCATTCGCACTCAAAATTCCAACATAAAATGGCTTCCAGGACAgaagtaaaaatgtcagaaacagGCGAGAAATCCAGCGAGATTAATATTTAACCGAACAGGCAACAATATGCCTATAGATAGCTAAAGAAAGCTATAGTagtgtcaaacatttgttcaTACCAGCAGCACTGCTCCAAGTAAGCGGGGCACTAAACACCCGTCATATACTTGTCTTTAGGGATATGCAGCGCTGGCTGGTAGTAACAACTCTCTGGATCAGAGGACAAGGTGGAATTACAAGGAGTgattctgcagaaaaatgtcCGTCCAGTACACCTTATTACTTTCTATTCCCCCAATTTGACTATCACATATGATAAAAGAGATGCAGAAATGGTCCCATTTGTCCCAACAGTGAAGTGGTGAATAGTAACCTCTATACTGCGGTGAGTGGCAGTTTGTTGATCCATCTTATTTTCCCCTGCCACATACAGTCATGTTAAACTGTAGCCTATATAATAAATAGCTGGATCTACTGAATATCTACTGTAGATTATGGATTACTTCCCTCTACACTGacgctgaaaaacaaacactagagatacaattaaaatatgtaagCAAACCGCTTTTTAAAGTATAGTTATTTCGTTTACGCCATTCATGATTTAAAGCAACCGTTTTGAAGAGTTAAAACTAATGTCCGGTACTGTCCCGGAAGAAgagttttaacttttatttctttatgttttctatttactTGGATCAGTTTTCATCAACCAAATGTCTTcgtctcaaaaacattttctgacctCAAATGACTTTGTGATAGAGTAAACAGAACAGCTCGTTTGGAAAGACGTCAAAGTTGCTCACTCATTAACGCAAGCGAGtgctgccaccttgtggtgATCATTATCATTGCAGCGAATTTGGGGGAGAACTATAGTCATTTTTGaccttaaaatgtttcatttttgatcGTATATGTTCAGCTCTAACTATCTTTCGGGTTCTCATACGTGGACATAATCTCTTCGAGAATTACTATGTCTGGTCGGATTAGCTGTTACTATATTAATCCACAGATTATTGTCGTGGCTTGTCAACAATGGCCATTTAATGTACATTTAATGtacaaagaagaaattaatgTAAGATCTCGCAAGAGGAAGAtacttagtttttttcttaGGTGTGGAACATTTGAGAGGAGTTTCAGTGCGTCTTTCCTATGCGAGTCAGAACATTTTGTTCCCACATTTAGAAATGACTTTTAGAACTAAATTTTCCTTCAATAGAGATTATTCGCTGGCAGTGTTGGCATCTACTTACCCAGTCTGGTTAATTTTCAGGTTACGTCCAGTGATGACCCAGTGAAATTGGACCCATCTGAGCTTCCCTTCAAAACAGCTAAAGCGAGATTTTTCTCAGATTTGcaataagaaaacacaaatatctcctgaaaaaaaattaataaaacgtTACTTTTATGTATTATCTGAGgttgttttctgaaacattcaATTCTTTGTAACAGTCCCAGCCAAAgtgatttaatattaatataatcttcagtgacattttgttcttttgaatCAGgatatatttttcagtaaaaatgtgacaacatgaagacattttttttagtacactgaagtttaattgttttataacaaagcaaaaagaaagtgaaCTTAGTTTACATTTGTACTCCACAATAAGTGTAGGACAGAGGGATTGATACATTTCACAGTTAATGAAAGACTTgagttgaaaatgaaaacattgtgtgcgtttttttttttgaaacacacatagtaaacaaagaaaaaaaaattacaatatatagATTCATCAGCATCTAAATATGCAACATTTACAAGCAAACTTGTGTCAGACTCCCGATTCCCAGAAGAAAACGTAAAGACATCAGTGAAAACACTGACTAAAGTAAGACGCTTAGAAAAACTAGATTCCAGATAGCCGCACTTTGAGAAACCAAAAAGTCTAAATCCCCAGCAGAACTGCTCTCATGTTCAAAtatcaaatgactgaatttcAAACACAGATAGATGCCTCATCAGAAGAATGATCGACGTTTAAGACCAAATccatacttttattttctcaacagTTTAAGGGAATCaatggaataaataaatccagtgaGGGACGATAAGCAGATAATGGGTATCGCCATTCATATGAAGGGGTCAGAAGAATCAattgttaaaattttgtttacgATAATTTCACTCGAGTTGAAGCAGATTCAAAACTAAAAagcactcaaaaaaaaaagagcaaaatttataccaatgttttttttttcctgccttcaAAAAGACCCCACATAAAGGTTCTTCTCTCCccttcagtaaaaacaaacacacggCGGCTCGCTAGGAAAACTACTCTGAATCCCTCCTTTGACTTGCAGCTGCAGCCACCTTAGTGTTTGCTGTCTGCTGAGGCAGAGCGAGATCGGGAGCGGGATCTGGAGCGAGCCTTGCCGTTTtgagctggagcaggagagCGGGATTTGGAGAGAGATTTGGAGCGAGATTTGGAGCGGGATTTGGAGCGAGATTTGGAGCGAGATTTAGAGCGGGATTTGGAGCGGGATTTAGAGCGGGATTTGGAGCGAGACTTGGAGCGGGATTTGGACTTGGACGGGGAATTAGCCGCAGGCTTGCTCCCTCCTGACATCTTCTTCTCTGGGGTGCGGCTGGGAGATCTGGAGTGGCTCCTGGAGCGGCTGCGGCTCCTGGAACGGCTCCTGGAGCGGCTCCTGGATCTGCTCCGGGAGCGGCTTCTGGAGCGAGAGTAGCTGCGAGAACGGCTCCTGTTGGTGGAACGGAAACGACAATGTTCGTGTAACGACGGCCACATTTTCAccatagaatttaaaaaaaacagacaacatcAATTGTCTCACCTCCTACTGTCCTCAAACATCTTCAACTTGCGTCCATTTAGCTCTGTTCCATCCAGTTTGGAGATGGCGTTCTTCAGATCGTAACGAGATGCAAACTCAACCACCCTGCATTCAAACCGATAGCGAGTCATACATGCTTTAGActtaataacaaaaacaacaacaaaacgtGAAACAACTTTACTCACCCTTCATTTTTAGTGGGTCTGTGTGCATCCACAAAGGTAACTTCACCTGCCTTTCTCATCAGGTCTTTAAGGTCCTATTTCAAGAGTACAACACTGACTTAGTAAGGGAATTAGACACGAAGCGTCACCGAGAGCCTTCTCGAACCTGGAACTTAAGaaattaccaaaaaataaaaacatcaaacagaaacatgagtAACCCATTTCTAACACATTTGTATCAGATCCTATTCTAGAGGGCGTGTAAACAAGAGAGCCATAAAAATGATCTGAGGACAGGTTTTGCccttttctgcagcagaaactaaAATTTACTGCTTTCAACTTAGTAATTTAAAAGGCCACATTAAGCCTTAAGGtgaaaaactttacagaaaacagGCAAAACTTTTGAGGAATTTGATGCCAATACTCAACTTTTGTAAGTCAAATTTGTGTAGAAGTTTGTGGGATAAACAGATTGTGTGTtgaatttacaataaaaaatgtctattttctttttctttttataaaagttgggacttttttcttcttttttttttttacatttaccaaatgactttaaaaaagggGGTCAACTGTTTACAAGATTCCCTTTCGAGACTAAATCTCTCCACCCTTCTACCACCCGctattaaaaagaataataataaaaaacccaaTCACATGAGTTTTATGCTACTTACCGCTCCAAACCAAGGTAGATAATAGCATAGAGCCACTTGTCCAAATAGCAAATGGGAACCAATGCAGTGTTAAGCCCTTGAGAAACGCCCTCGAGAAATGCTCTCAGCCTTGCATCAGCATCCGGCCTCCTCAAGTAAGGAACCACCAGAGAGAAAGTAGGGGGGTGTGATGTGTGCCCGACTCAACACCCCCCCAGCTCCACCAGCCACAGAAAGAGCCCCAACAGAGACTGTGGGAGGCCGTGGATTTGAGGGGGGCGTGGGGGTTCCTGCAGCCGGGAACGC
This is a stretch of genomic DNA from Gambusia affinis linkage group LG16, SWU_Gaff_1.0, whole genome shotgun sequence. It encodes these proteins:
- the srsf5a gene encoding serine and arginine rich splicing factor 5a, which encodes MSSSRVFIGHLSTHARERDVEKFFKGYGHIREINLKNGFGFVEFDDHRDADDAVYELNGKELCSERVTIEHARSRRGRGGGTPGMGRFGGGGNGGGGGGGYRQSRNTRARYGPPMRTDHRLIVENLSSRVSWQDLKDLMRKAGEVTFVDAHRPTKNEGVVEFASRYDLKNAISKLDGTELNGRKLKMFEDSRRSRSRSYSRSRSRSRSRSRSRSRSRSRSRSRSRSHSRSPSRTPEKKMSGGSKPAANSPSKSKSRSKSRSKSRSKSRSKSRSKSRSKSRSKSRSKSRSKSLSKSRSPAPAQNGKARSRSRSRSRSASADSKH